In one Desulfoferula mesophila genomic region, the following are encoded:
- a CDS encoding acetyl-CoA C-acetyltransferase, whose product MQEVVIAGYLRTAQSRARPKDPSRDWLGGYRADDLLAAVLPPVLEQAKAKPEEVQDFLVGCSFGVSENWTYGGRLPLFLANMSERTPAKFLDQQCGSSMAGLHIGFMEVATGFADVVVVGGMEHMTRVPMGPTLFTNGTISVNPRLYEEEGLAHWDMDTTMFMGLTAEKLHRQCGFTREDLDRWALRSHQLAAKAQQEGFFAGEILPLPAKDPEGNQFMVDRDQAVRPQTTLEDLSKLKPVFSEDGVITAGNSSPLNAGASAMVLMSRQAADARGVRPLAAVRSVGFVGVDPTLMGEGPVPASNMALDKVGLGAEDVDYWEINEAFCIVALNCIKQLGLDPDRVNVKGGGTALGHPLGATGVRLVGTLARILEEKQARWGVANACVGGGQGVATLIERVS is encoded by the coding sequence ATGCAAGAAGTAGTCATCGCCGGTTATCTGCGCACCGCCCAATCCCGTGCCCGTCCCAAGGATCCCTCCCGGGACTGGCTGGGTGGCTACCGGGCCGACGATTTGTTGGCCGCGGTGCTGCCGCCCGTATTGGAGCAGGCCAAGGCCAAGCCGGAAGAGGTTCAGGACTTTTTGGTGGGCTGCTCCTTTGGGGTCAGCGAAAACTGGACCTACGGCGGACGCTTGCCGCTTTTTTTGGCCAACATGTCCGAGCGCACCCCGGCCAAGTTCTTGGACCAGCAATGCGGCTCATCCATGGCCGGGCTGCACATCGGCTTCATGGAGGTAGCCACCGGCTTCGCCGACGTGGTGGTGGTGGGCGGCATGGAGCACATGACCCGGGTGCCCATGGGGCCGACGCTTTTCACTAACGGCACCATCAGCGTGAACCCCCGGCTCTACGAGGAAGAGGGTCTGGCCCACTGGGACATGGACACTACCATGTTCATGGGGCTGACCGCCGAAAAGCTGCACCGCCAGTGCGGCTTCACCCGTGAAGACCTGGACCGCTGGGCCCTGCGCTCCCATCAGCTGGCGGCCAAGGCCCAACAGGAAGGGTTTTTCGCGGGCGAGATTTTGCCCCTGCCCGCCAAGGATCCCGAGGGCAACCAGTTCATGGTGGACCGCGACCAAGCGGTGCGCCCCCAGACCACCCTGGAGGATTTGAGCAAGCTCAAGCCGGTGTTCAGCGAGGACGGGGTGATCACCGCGGGCAACTCCAGCCCGCTCAACGCCGGGGCCTCGGCCATGGTGCTCATGTCCCGCCAGGCGGCGGATGCCAGGGGAGTGAGGCCCTTGGCCGCCGTGCGCTCGGTGGGTTTCGTGGGCGTGGACCCCACCCTGATGGGCGAGGGGCCGGTGCCCGCTTCGAACATGGCCCTGGACAAGGTCGGCCTTGGGGCGGAGGATGTCGACTACTGGGAGATCAACGAGGCTTTTTGCATCGTGGCCCTCAACTGCATCAAGCAGCTGGGCCTGGACCCGGACAGGGTCAACGTAAAGGGCGGAGGCACCGCCCTGGGCCATCCCTTGGGAGCTACCGGCGTGCGTCTGGTGGGCACCCTGGCCCGCATACTTGAGGAGAAACAAGCGCGTTGGGGTGTGGCCAACGCTTGCGTGGGCGGTGGCCAGGGTGTGGCCACCCTTATCGAGCGTGTGAGCTAG
- a CDS encoding CoA transferase subunit A yields the protein MNKVCSLDAALGRVKPGDTVMVGGFGVPGTPFTLLNGLLQGGVNELTVVKNEANEDHMGISKLIEAGLVRKIITTHLGLNKTVIGMMNRGEVEVEFYPQGILAEKIRAGGAGLFGLLTDIGMDTELLSSTKQTMWFEGRELIVESAIKADVALVHAAKADRFGNLVYAKSAMNFNPIMATAATTVIAEVEELVEIGDLEPEHVHTPGAFVDHVVLLEELSEEYGILEHHII from the coding sequence ATGAACAAAGTTTGCAGCCTTGATGCGGCCTTGGGCCGGGTGAAGCCCGGCGACACGGTGATGGTGGGCGGCTTCGGCGTGCCGGGCACCCCCTTCACCTTGCTCAACGGCCTGCTGCAAGGCGGTGTCAACGAGTTGACCGTGGTCAAGAACGAGGCCAACGAAGATCACATGGGAATCTCCAAGCTGATCGAGGCCGGCTTGGTGCGCAAGATAATCACCACCCACCTGGGCCTCAACAAGACGGTCATCGGCATGATGAACCGGGGCGAGGTGGAGGTGGAGTTCTATCCCCAGGGCATCTTGGCCGAAAAGATCAGGGCCGGCGGCGCTGGGCTCTTCGGCCTGCTCACCGACATCGGCATGGACACCGAACTGCTCTCCAGCACCAAGCAGACCATGTGGTTCGAAGGGCGGGAGCTGATCGTGGAGTCGGCCATCAAGGCGGACGTGGCCCTGGTGCACGCGGCCAAGGCCGACCGTTTCGGCAACCTGGTCTATGCCAAGAGCGCCATGAACTTCAACCCCATCATGGCCACCGCCGCCACCACGGTCATCGCCGAGGTGGAAGAGCTGGTGGAGATAGGCGACCTGGAGCCCGAGCACGTCCATACGCCCGGCGCATTTGTGGACCACGTAGTTCTCTTGGAAGAGCTCAGCGAGGAGTATGGCATCCTTGAGCACCACATCATATAA
- a CDS encoding 3-oxoacid CoA-transferase subunit B — MSTTSYKEKIATRAAREISEGKVVNFGIGIPTLIAKFLPPEIQFFVHAENGVLGMGGRCPRGQEDRNLIDAGGAYVELVPGASFFDSALSFAMIRGGRLDVAFLGALEVSAKGDLANWIIPGKYAPGIGGAMEVAQKARRLIVVTNHNDRAGNPKVVEECSLPLTGKACVDLIITEIAVMQPTRRGLLLLEIAEEVELEEVRQRTGVELLLPPEGPARF, encoded by the coding sequence TTGAGCACCACATCATATAAAGAGAAAATCGCCACCCGGGCGGCCCGGGAGATCAGCGAAGGCAAGGTCGTCAACTTCGGCATCGGCATCCCCACCCTGATCGCCAAGTTCCTGCCGCCGGAGATACAGTTCTTCGTGCACGCGGAAAACGGGGTCTTGGGCATGGGCGGCCGTTGCCCCCGGGGCCAGGAGGACCGCAACCTCATCGACGCCGGCGGGGCCTATGTGGAGCTGGTGCCGGGCGCCTCCTTTTTCGACAGCGCGCTGTCCTTCGCCATGATCCGGGGAGGGCGTCTGGACGTGGCCTTCCTGGGGGCCCTGGAGGTGAGCGCCAAGGGCGATTTGGCCAACTGGATCATCCCCGGTAAGTACGCGCCGGGCATCGGCGGGGCCATGGAAGTGGCCCAGAAGGCCCGGCGCCTGATAGTGGTAACCAACCACAACGACCGGGCGGGCAATCCCAAGGTCGTGGAGGAGTGTTCGTTGCCCCTCACGGGCAAGGCCTGCGTGGACCTCATCATCACCGAGATCGCGGTGATGCAGCCCACCCGGCGCGGCCTGCTTTTGCTGGAGATCGCCGAAGAGGTGGAGTTGGAGGAGGTGCGCCAGCGCACCGGCGTCGAGCTTCTCCTGCCGCCCGAAGGGCCAGCCAGGTTCTAG
- a CDS encoding ABC transporter ATP-binding protein has translation MPLLEIQNLVVRYGSALVLDRVSLAIENDECVAVIGPNGAGKTTLLRSISALKDWEGKMTFQGHDLTGVTSSQTVALGIVQAPEGRHLFPQLSVRENLELGAFLAKDKAERDTNYEYVLDLFPRLGERLRQMAGTLSGGEQQMLCVGRALMASPRILLLDEPSFGLAPLVKEAIATAVRQIMAKGTTILLVEQDAHMAFELARRVYVLEEGHITISGTSKELSEDPSIRSSYLGL, from the coding sequence ATGCCTCTGCTTGAGATTCAAAACCTGGTGGTGCGCTACGGCAGCGCCCTAGTCCTGGACCGGGTGAGCCTGGCCATCGAAAACGACGAGTGCGTGGCGGTGATCGGCCCCAACGGAGCGGGCAAGACCACCTTGCTGCGCTCCATCAGCGCCCTCAAGGACTGGGAGGGCAAGATGACCTTCCAGGGGCACGACCTGACCGGGGTCACCTCCAGCCAGACCGTGGCCCTGGGCATCGTACAGGCCCCCGAGGGACGCCACTTGTTCCCCCAGCTTTCGGTCCGCGAAAACCTGGAGCTGGGCGCCTTTTTGGCCAAGGACAAGGCGGAGAGGGACACCAACTACGAGTACGTGCTGGATTTGTTCCCCCGTCTGGGCGAGCGCCTGCGCCAGATGGCCGGCACTCTGTCCGGCGGCGAGCAGCAGATGCTGTGCGTGGGCCGGGCCCTGATGGCCAGCCCGCGCATCCTGCTTTTGGACGAGCCCTCCTTCGGCCTGGCTCCCTTGGTCAAGGAGGCCATCGCCACCGCGGTGCGCCAGATCATGGCCAAGGGCACCACCATCCTTCTGGTGGAGCAGGACGCCCACATGGCCTTCGAGCTGGCCCGGCGGGTCTACGTTCTGGAAGAGGGTCACATTACCATAAGCGGCACCAGCAAAGAGCTTAGCGAAGATCCAAGCATCAGGAGTTCATATCTGGGGCTTTAG
- a CDS encoding M20 metallopeptidase family protein: MKLTGEFKKWLVGLRHDLHQHPEVALKEERTTRQILAHLKQMGIEAHGLSGMTGVVGLIPGAQEGPTLAIRADIDALPIQEMNQVPYKSTHPGMMHACGHDVHTAVLLGTARLVLESGLAGELRGNLKLIFQPAEETGVGARMMVERGVLENPAVDRIIAAHVAGDLPIGHMGINFGQSHASNDLFRLRIKGKGTHGARPSQGNDPVVAGAYLISALQVGVSRKVDPLEPAVISVCSFHAGSALNVIPETAELGGTIRAMTPAVQKELNQHLQRSVRGISETFGVECELEVEEVFPPCLNDPQVVEFMEQCAAQVVGLDKVHHSPPVTGSEDFAFFTQLVPGAIVRLGCGDGHGEPALHSPRFDVSDEVLFTGVKVFYEAVSKYLG; the protein is encoded by the coding sequence ATGAAACTGACCGGCGAGTTCAAGAAGTGGCTGGTCGGGCTCCGGCACGACCTGCACCAACATCCCGAAGTGGCCCTCAAGGAGGAGCGCACCACCCGGCAAATCCTGGCCCACCTGAAACAGATGGGCATCGAGGCCCACGGCCTGTCCGGCATGACCGGCGTGGTGGGGCTGATCCCCGGGGCCCAGGAAGGCCCCACCCTGGCCATCCGGGCCGACATCGACGCCCTGCCCATCCAAGAGATGAACCAGGTGCCCTACAAGTCGACTCACCCCGGCATGATGCACGCCTGCGGCCACGACGTGCACACGGCCGTTCTGTTGGGCACGGCGCGCCTGGTATTGGAATCAGGCCTGGCGGGTGAGTTGCGGGGCAATCTGAAGCTGATCTTCCAGCCCGCCGAAGAGACCGGCGTGGGGGCCCGCATGATGGTGGAGCGGGGGGTCTTGGAAAATCCCGCCGTGGACCGCATCATCGCCGCCCACGTGGCCGGCGATTTGCCGATCGGCCACATGGGCATCAACTTCGGCCAGAGCCACGCCTCCAACGACCTTTTCCGCCTGCGCATCAAGGGCAAGGGCACCCACGGGGCCAGACCCAGCCAGGGCAACGACCCGGTGGTGGCCGGGGCCTATCTGATCAGCGCCCTGCAGGTGGGCGTGTCGCGCAAGGTGGACCCCCTGGAGCCCGCGGTGATAAGCGTGTGCAGCTTCCACGCGGGCTCGGCCCTCAACGTCATCCCGGAGACCGCTGAACTGGGCGGCACCATCAGGGCCATGACCCCGGCGGTGCAAAAGGAGCTGAACCAGCACTTGCAACGCTCGGTGCGGGGCATATCAGAAACCTTTGGGGTGGAGTGCGAGTTGGAGGTGGAGGAGGTTTTCCCCCCTTGCCTCAACGATCCCCAGGTGGTGGAGTTCATGGAGCAGTGCGCCGCCCAGGTGGTGGGCCTGGACAAGGTGCACCACTCGCCGCCGGTCACCGGCTCGGAGGATTTCGCCTTTTTCACCCAGTTGGTGCCAGGGGCCATCGTGCGCCTGGGCTGCGGCGACGGCCACGGCGAACCGGCCCTGCACTCGCCCCGCTTCGACGTGAGCGACGAGGTTCTCTTCACCGGGGTCAAGGTTTTCTACGAGGCCGTCAGCAAGTACCTGGGCTGA
- a CDS encoding ABC transporter ATP-binding protein, with product MAQARDYLVVDELTKHFGGLAAVEKLSFSLDRGQILGLIGPNGAGKTTVFNLITGFLPATAGRVSFRGESLLGKKPHQIVNQGLARTFQLVKPFPELSLFDNIRVACYGPRFLSQGLDEEAARHRILEVAEQVGLPKDLEQPASALGHGDLRLLDIARALMVQPELLLLDEPLSGLSSIETQAIVELIKTLNQEGITLLIIEHKLKELMKVADRIVAIDFGQKLAAGTPQEVVNHPAVVEAYLGTKDSYASA from the coding sequence ATGGCACAAGCGCGCGATTATTTGGTGGTGGACGAACTCACCAAGCACTTTGGAGGCCTGGCCGCGGTGGAGAAGTTGAGCTTCTCCCTGGACCGGGGCCAGATCCTGGGTTTGATCGGCCCCAACGGGGCGGGCAAGACCACGGTGTTCAACCTGATCACCGGCTTTTTGCCGGCCACCGCCGGCCGGGTTAGCTTCCGGGGCGAAAGCCTCTTGGGCAAGAAGCCTCATCAGATCGTCAACCAGGGACTGGCCCGCACCTTCCAGTTGGTCAAGCCCTTTCCCGAGCTTTCCCTGTTCGACAACATCCGGGTGGCCTGTTACGGCCCGCGTTTCCTGAGCCAGGGCCTGGACGAAGAGGCGGCCCGCCACCGCATCCTGGAAGTGGCCGAGCAGGTGGGCCTGCCCAAGGATCTGGAGCAGCCCGCCTCGGCCCTGGGCCACGGCGACCTGCGCCTGTTGGACATCGCCCGGGCCCTGATGGTGCAGCCGGAGCTCTTGCTTCTGGACGAGCCCCTGTCGGGCCTGTCCTCCATAGAGACCCAGGCCATCGTGGAGCTGATAAAGACGCTCAATCAGGAGGGCATAACCCTTTTGATCATCGAGCACAAGCTCAAGGAACTGATGAAGGTGGCCGATCGCATCGTGGCCATCGACTTTGGACAGAAGCTGGCCGCCGGCACCCCCCAGGAGGTGGTCAACCACCCCGCGGTGGTGGAGGCCTATCTGGGGACCAAGGATAGCTATGCCTCTGCTTGA
- a CDS encoding ABC transporter substrate-binding protein produces the protein MKKFLAVMLILGLAVVAAGPASAADTIRIGLLAPLSHQVGEGEVNAAKMAVKRINDAGGIDGKKLELFIEDTEIKPEKAINGYKKLVMVDKVKAVMGAFSSGVVLSLMDHVARYKVPFISTASSSNTFGEKVAKDYDRYKYFFRLMLNETDQVNGMVEFVDGFLKPKLKIKKIAVMAEDAKWTKLMGSQFVEQIKTKGIEVSDYIRFPFKETDFAPILSRVKNANVQFLLEISAIADGAVYINQWHDMQGPPIGGCDTSAGSEDFWDKTNGKCKSETVFMYGAYDVPLTPKTKPFWADYIKEFGKEPKYASGFTYDAVYVVAGAVKAAGSTKPDALVAAIEKTDYVGVSGRIQFKKNHNTICGSDGRPMMIWHQWQGKGQRLPVYPAKYATAKLILPAWWSVK, from the coding sequence ATGAAAAAATTTCTGGCAGTCATGCTGATTCTGGGCCTGGCGGTTGTGGCCGCGGGTCCGGCCTCGGCGGCCGACACCATTCGCATCGGCCTGTTGGCCCCCCTGAGCCACCAGGTGGGCGAGGGCGAGGTAAACGCGGCCAAGATGGCGGTGAAGCGCATCAACGACGCCGGCGGCATCGACGGCAAGAAGTTGGAGCTGTTCATCGAGGACACCGAGATCAAACCGGAAAAGGCCATCAACGGCTACAAGAAGCTGGTGATGGTGGACAAGGTCAAGGCGGTCATGGGCGCCTTCTCCTCGGGCGTGGTGCTCTCGCTCATGGACCACGTGGCCCGCTACAAGGTGCCCTTCATCTCCACCGCTTCCTCCTCCAACACCTTCGGCGAGAAGGTGGCCAAGGACTACGACCGCTATAAGTATTTCTTCCGCCTCATGCTCAACGAGACCGACCAGGTCAACGGCATGGTGGAGTTCGTGGACGGCTTCCTCAAGCCTAAACTCAAAATCAAGAAGATCGCGGTCATGGCCGAGGACGCCAAGTGGACCAAGCTCATGGGCTCTCAGTTCGTGGAGCAGATCAAGACCAAGGGCATCGAGGTAAGCGACTACATCCGCTTCCCCTTCAAGGAGACCGATTTCGCGCCCATCCTGAGCCGGGTCAAGAACGCCAACGTGCAGTTCCTGCTTGAGATCAGCGCCATCGCCGACGGCGCGGTGTACATCAACCAGTGGCACGACATGCAGGGCCCGCCCATCGGCGGCTGCGACACCAGCGCCGGCTCCGAGGACTTCTGGGACAAGACCAACGGCAAGTGCAAGAGCGAGACCGTGTTCATGTACGGCGCCTACGATGTGCCCTTGACCCCCAAGACCAAGCCTTTCTGGGCCGACTACATCAAGGAGTTCGGCAAGGAGCCCAAGTACGCCTCGGGCTTCACCTATGACGCGGTGTACGTGGTGGCGGGCGCGGTGAAGGCCGCGGGCAGCACCAAGCCCGACGCCCTGGTGGCGGCCATCGAGAAGACCGACTACGTCGGCGTCAGCGGTCGCATCCAGTTCAAGAAAAACCACAACACCATCTGCGGCAGCGACGGCCGCCCCATGATGATCTGGCACCAGTGGCAGGGCAAGGGCCAGCGTCTTCCGGTCTACCCCGCGAAGTACGCCACTGCCAAGTTAATCCTGCCCGCGTGGTGGAGCGTGAAATAA